The genomic stretch AAAAAAAATTAGCCGGGCGTGGCTAGCTGCTGTTGAACATAGGTTCTTAAATGGGCTAGAGCTTGTTCTAAATAGGCGGGGTCGTCGTACAGCTTGCTGAGCATGATGCCTCCCTCAATGGTGGCGATCAAGATCGTAGCTACTGTGGCAGCATCTACGGTGGGTTGCAGTTCACCACGGGCAACACCTTTGTCGACGATGCGTTCAATTAGCGATCGCCAGTTATTCATCGCCATCTGAGTTTGCTTTCGTAGTGCCGGGTGAGCATCATCACTCTCCACAGCTGTATTTAACAGCGGGCAGCCTCCTAGAATAGGGGGATCCTCCAAAAACCGTTCGTAGACGCTGAGAATAGTCATCAACCTGTCTACAGCGTGGCGCTTGCCCTTGAGAGCCCCAATAAATCGCTGCTGGATGCGCTGAACTGCGAAGCCAAAGGCCTCTAAGGCCAGT from Leptolyngbya subtilissima AS-A7 encodes the following:
- a CDS encoding TetR/AcrR family transcriptional regulator gives rise to the protein MSKAQVTKAHIIEQAAALFNRQGYAGASMSDVMRVTGLQKGGIYNHFRSKDELALEAFGFAVQRIQQRFIGALKGKRHAVDRLMTILSVYERFLEDPPILGGCPLLNTAVESDDAHPALRKQTQMAMNNWRSLIERIVDKGVARGELQPTVDAATVATILIATIEGGIMLSKLYDDPAYLEQALAHLRTYVQQQLATPG